Proteins encoded by one window of Candidatus Sumerlaea chitinivorans:
- a CDS encoding TPR domain protein, with protein MVNYYFSPEEKEFNASLNAWELLLKMGFHENALYREGNTIRLFCPLHKDQIRRSLIIYTDSNTFKCQYTGCEGHKGGNLLEFYAAYMGCDVSEAMARIAHQGESTADFVERAERLILQGQLVEALPLLQKAVQLDPKNEITRCRLAALYLELGDKEAGYREYLQAAEHYGVRGEFDKMLHIYNILLIIRPDDIKVRKQLSYLFSRLKREDEAIAQLKWVVDRHVRKGQLQDAIDMCKRMIELAPEYPDSHRILGEIYLRLGSTFEAIEELTTATRHYIRENNLKKAKETVDLGLRYAPGNAGLKDLKARIEKAIELQAMVQEAKDERELAFEAWLSELKRAVGVAEEEPSPAAATAASAERAAAEAPTAEAPQTQPVGTESGAGHPKLSGTILQGTFTSLAAAPPTRPPTEEKPPAMPLPKLSPADPRILFFKDNLMDRTQEELESLRRHLVNMFEEVQAGVQEGFCSEFEARVIREFYAAFCIALDAIRSKSGGKTSSA; from the coding sequence GTGGTAAACTACTATTTCTCACCTGAAGAGAAAGAATTCAACGCCTCGCTGAATGCGTGGGAACTCTTGCTCAAAATGGGGTTCCACGAGAACGCGTTGTATCGCGAGGGCAACACAATTCGCCTCTTCTGTCCGCTCCACAAGGATCAAATTCGGCGCTCCCTGATCATTTACACCGATAGCAACACGTTCAAGTGCCAGTACACCGGCTGCGAGGGGCACAAGGGGGGGAACCTACTCGAGTTTTACGCGGCTTACATGGGCTGCGACGTCTCCGAGGCGATGGCCCGCATTGCCCACCAAGGCGAGTCGACAGCGGATTTTGTGGAGCGGGCGGAACGCCTCATCCTGCAAGGCCAGCTTGTCGAAGCTCTTCCGCTGCTCCAAAAAGCGGTGCAGCTTGATCCCAAGAACGAAATCACCCGCTGTCGGCTGGCAGCTCTTTATCTTGAGCTGGGAGATAAAGAGGCCGGCTACCGCGAGTACCTTCAGGCGGCGGAGCACTATGGGGTGCGGGGCGAATTCGACAAGATGCTCCACATCTATAACATCCTGCTCATCATCCGTCCCGACGACATCAAGGTGCGCAAGCAGCTCTCCTACTTGTTTTCGCGCCTGAAACGTGAGGATGAGGCCATTGCGCAGCTCAAGTGGGTGGTGGACCGCCACGTTCGCAAGGGCCAGCTTCAGGATGCGATCGATATGTGCAAGCGTATGATCGAGCTTGCCCCAGAGTATCCGGATAGCCACCGTATCTTGGGTGAGATTTATCTGAGGCTTGGATCCACTTTTGAGGCGATTGAGGAGCTGACAACAGCGACCCGCCACTACATTCGCGAGAACAACCTGAAAAAAGCAAAAGAGACGGTGGATTTGGGACTGCGTTACGCGCCGGGAAATGCGGGACTGAAGGATCTCAAGGCCCGCATTGAGAAGGCGATCGAGCTACAGGCCATGGTCCAAGAGGCGAAGGACGAACGCGAGTTGGCCTTCGAAGCGTGGCTGAGCGAATTGAAACGCGCGGTGGGGGTCGCCGAAGAGGAGCCAAGCCCGGCTGCTGCTACGGCGGCTTCGGCGGAGCGAGCCGCGGCAGAGGCACCCACCGCAGAGGCGCCGCAGACGCAGCCCGTGGGTACGGAATCCGGCGCCGGTCACCCGAAACTCAGCGGCACAATTCTCCAGGGTACCTTCACTTCGCTGGCCGCGGCACCGCCGACGCGGCCACCTACCGAGGAGAAGCCGCCGGCAATGCCTCTCCCAAAGCTCTCGCCGGCCGATCCGCGCATCCTCTTCTTCAAGGATAACCTGATGGACCGCACGCAAGAGGAGCTCGAATCGCTCCGGCGTCACCTCGTGAACATGTTTGAGGAAGTCCAGGCCGGCGTGCAGGAAGGCTTTTGTAGCGAATTTGAAGCGCGGGTCATCCGCGAGTTTTACGCTGCCTTTTGCATCGCTTTGGATGCGATTCGGTCGAAGTCCGGCGGGAAAACCTCCTCTGCCTAA